Proteins co-encoded in one Plasmodium reichenowi strain SY57 chromosome 10, whole genome shotgun sequence genomic window:
- a CDS encoding phosphomannomutase, putative, translated as MNKKKAIFLFDVDGTLTNSRKTIEQNVVDTLLELKSKKGFVLGIVGGSDYKKIREQIKYPEIFDYIFSENGVVAHKNDEEYFAESIVNFLGEDRLKKLINYSLKYIANLDIPKKRGTFIELRNGIVNISPIGRNCSQEERDEFFRYNLKNNTIEKFRDNLCKEFEDFDLNFSMGGQISIDCFPKGWDKTFCLKHLENKFDEIYFFGDRTDKGGNDYELFCDKRVKGYKVKNPNDTVKILRENFL; from the exons atGAATAAGAAAAAGGCAATATTTCTATTTGATGTAGATGGGACCCTTACAAATTCAAGAAAA ACAATTGAACAAAATGTTGTTGATACTTTGTTAGAACTTAAATCAAAGAAAGGGTTTGTATTAGGAATAGTTGGTGGTTCcgattataaaaaaattagggaacaaattaaat acCCAGAAATATTcgattatatattttctgAAAACGGAGTTGTTGcacataaaaatgatgaagaGTATTTTGCAGAG agTATAGTCAACTTTTTGGGAGAAGACCgattaaaaaaattgataaattatagtttaaaatatattgcCAACTTGGATATACCAAAGAAAAG AGGAACCTTTATAGAGTTAAGGAACGGAATAGTTAATATAAGCCCCATCGGTAGAAATTGTAGTCAAGAAGAAAGAGATGAATTCTTTCgttataatttaaaaaataatactaTTGAAAAATTTCGTGATAATTTATGCAAAGA GTTTGAAGATTTTGATTTAAATTTTTCCATGGGGGGACAAATATCCATAGATTGTTTTCCAAAA GGATGGGATAAAACCTTTTGTTTAAAAcatttagaaaataaatttgacgaaatttatttttttggtGATCGCACAGATAAG GGGGGAAATGATTACGAACTTTTCTGTGACAAAAGAGTAAAAGGATATAAAGTCAAAAATCCAAACGACACCGTTAAAATTTTAAGAGAGAATTTCTTGTAA